From Thermococcus sp.:
ATCCTCTTGAACTCGGCTATCTCCTCTAAACGCTCAAGGTTGAGGAGAAGTTGAGCACCGCGCTTGTTGTCCACGAGCTCGGCTATCTCGTCAACTATAACGAACTTAACGTTGGATAGGTGTTTTCTGAGTGATTTAACCGTCAGGATAACTCCGAGCGTCTCGGGGGTGATGATGAGCATCTGAGGAGGGTTTTTGACCTGTTTCGCCTTCCTGTAGGCCGAAGTGTCGCCGTGCCTCACCTCAACGCTTATCCCTAGCTTTCTCCCCCACCATTCGAGCCTGTCGAGGAGGTCTCTGTTTAAGGCTTTGAGAGGAGCTATGTAGAGGGCAGAAATCGGCTTAAGGTTCTCCTCAAGGATTTCGTTGAAGACCGGAAGGACTGCCGCTTCCGTCTTTCCCGAGCCGGTTGGCGCTATAACCAGAACGCTCTTTCCCAAGCTAACCTCCCTGAAGGCATCCTGCTGGAGGCGGTTCAGCCTGCCGAACTTCTCTTTAATGGCCTTCCTGAGGAGGGGGTACATGGTGTGAACTTTATCTGTGAGTTTATAACCCCTACCGCTAAGCTTATAAAGCGATATATCGTTCGACATATCGGTGAAGAGATATGATCGTTGAGAGGAACGGTGAAACCTACGACCTGAGCTATGCAAAAAGGGCCATGCTGGTTGTTGTCATTTTGCCACTCCTCGTCATGTACACCGAGGCAATGCTCACACCGGCTTTGCCCACCATCCAGAGGGAGTTCGCGATAAACCCGAACGACGTCAGCTGGGTTCTTACAATCTACCTCCTCGTTGGAACGGTGAGCGTTGCCCTGTTTGGAAAGCTAGGCGACATGTACGGGAAAAAGAAGATGTTCCTCATCGCGTTAGCCTTCTACACCACCGGCGTCATACTGAACGGCTTCGCGCCGAGCTTCCAGTGGCTTCTCGTTACGAGAGCCATTCAGGGCTTTGGAATGGCGATATTCCCGCTCGCTTTTGCCCTCGTTAGGGAGGAGTTTCCGCCCGAGATGGTTCCCCAGGTTCAGGGAATGATAAGCGCGATGTTCGCGGTAGGTATGGTCATCGCACTACCCCTCGGCGCTTGGGTTACCCAGAACTGGGGCTGGCGCTGGACGTATCACTCCGCTGCGCCATTCGCGGTTCTCATGTTCTTCCTCGCGTGGAAGGTTTTGAGGGAGAGCCGTTACATAAACCCGGGAAAGGTTGACTGGATCGGTGCTGTTCTCCTGACGGTAGCCGTTGTCCCGGCCCTCGTGGCCGTTACGAGAGCACCTAACGTCGGCTGGACTGCCAGGGAGACCCTGGCACTCTTCGCGGTGGCCCTCATTGGTACTGGACTCCTGGTTCTATGGGAGAGGAAGGTCGAGAACCCGATAATCCCGCTCGGGATAATAACCGCTAGAAACCCCTCCATAGTTAACATCGGGATAATGTTCGCGGCCTTCGGCATCTCAATGATGAGCCAGGCGAACACCTACATCTTCCAGATGAAGCCACCCTTCGGCTTCGGGAAGACCATTCTCCAGAGCGGAATACTCATGACGCCGATGGCTCTAGTGATGCTCATAGTTGCCCCAATAGCCGGAAAGCTCATGCCGAAGGTCGGTGCAAAGCCCGTCGCCTTAACCGGTGCGCTCACCGCGGCCATCGGTTTGGGAATCCTGTCGAAGTACGCCCCCCAGCTTCCACCGAGCCACCTCTGGGCCTTCGTGGGGCTCATAACCTTAGTCGGAACGGGAATAACGCTGATGAACATCTCCCTAATCAACGTGCTGGTCTTTTCGGTTCCGCCGAGGGTTATGGGAGTGGCAACCGGAGCGAACAGCCTCTTCAGAAACTTCGGCTCGACATGGGGGCCGGCCATCGCTGGCACCATAATGAGCACCTACTACATCCTCTTCCACCCGCCCGGAGCTCCACCTTGGGTCAAGATTAAGATCCCGACCACAAAGGCCTACGAGGTGCTCTTCGGAACTTCGGCCGTCATATTCCTGCTCCTTGCCCTGCTGATCTTGGCAATCCGGGAGGTCATGAAGGGCGGGAGGATTCATGAGGTCGAGAACGGTGGGGAAAAGGACGTTGTAGTCGAGCCCGCTTAAGCTGGCCCATGCAGTTTATCACGCTATAATTCTTTCTTTTCTCCCAAAACGTTCTTTAACACCTCCTTCTTGCAATCTGCCGGCAGACGGCTCTCTGGAACTCTTTAACAACCGAAAGTTAGTATTTAACATTAAGTCACGATTTAAATTAAATTTGTAACGAAAATCTTTCGAAAACAGGAAATGGAACGGGAGGAAGCTGAAAACTCTCCAAATCCGAACGTAACCGTTTTTTTGAAGATTTTGGGGTTCCAAAATGGACTAGTCGCTAATCAAACCCTGATGAAGTCTCCGGAAGTTTCATGTACATAGGTGTGCATTAAGATGGGGCGGTGCTCTTGGAAGCCAGTTCCCTGGTTAACGCCTTAGATGCCCCCTGCTTAAACCTCTCTCAGGGCCTGTTTAAGACCCCTTTGAGGAAAAGCTTATAAGATTCGAGTGTTTTTTATTTCTCTGTTGGGCGAACGGAGGAAAAAGTCGCCCTGTTGCAATAAGACTTTAGGAGAATTGAAACTGTTATCCGCCTCCTCGGCGAGATAGAGCACGTTCTCGTTGCAATAAGACTTTAGGAGAATTGAAACCTGTGGGGACGTTCAGGGATGTCGTGGGAGCTAGGGGTTGCAATAAGACTTTAGGAGAATTGAAACCGTTTACTACGAGTATAGGATTAACAGGTCAGATGTTCGTTGCAATAAGACTTTAGGAGAATTGAAACGGAGCGGGGGGGTGGGTTTTTTCTTCCCTGTACGCTGGTTGCAATAAGACTTTAGGAGAATTGAAACTCGAGGAACGGGAAAAGCAACAGAACATTGAAACGGTTGCAATAAGACTTTAGGAGAATTGAAACGGGGCTGGGTGGCCTCGCTCTGGTGATTAGGAAGGGGGTTGCAATAAGACTTTAGGAGAATTGAAACAAAACCCATGTAGAACTCGACACAACATCCAATCCAAGTTGCAATAAGACTTTAGGAGAATTGAAACTCACCTTAACCCGGCCCTTCTCTGTCTCTTTCAGTCAGCGTGTTGCAATAAGACTTTAGGAGAATTGAAACCCTTCAGGGTCTGGGGGTCAAAAATTAACCCTACCCGGTTGCAATAAGACTTTAGGAGAATTGAAACGAGGTAGAGATAAACACTGCGGTCATGAGAATCACCTGTTGCAATAAGACTTTAGGAGAATTGAAACAAGAACGAGTACGACCCAGACAAGGTTCCTGAGTACGTGGTTGCAATAAGACTTTAGGAGAATTGAAACCAAGCGGACGCACCACCTTTTCTAAGTGATGATGAGTTGCAATAAGACTTTAGGAGAATTGAAACTTCGTGGAAGAGGGCTGGTTCAAGCCGTCCTTTGACGTTGCAATAAGACTCTTAGGGAAATGGATCATAAGCTGAGAGTCGTCTGAGCACGACGAGTAAGCTCAGATTCTCCAAGGGATGCCCTCAAAAAGCCCTTGAAAGAAGCCCTCCCAGGAAGACGAACCACGATAGTATGAAGATTGCCCCGATGAGCTCGGGAATCGCGAGTCCCCCAAAGAGATTGAGTTTAACTATCGTCAGCATTGAGAGCAGCGTCAAAAAGGAAAGTGCGCTCCACAGGTAGCCAAGCTCAAGGCCCTTCTCACCGAGCTTGAAGCCGACGATGGCTATGTCCGCCAGAGCAAGGAGGTAAAACAGAACCGCCGAGGGAGCATGGTAGGGCAACTCCTCAGGAAAGAGGCCCACAAGGAAGAGAAAAACCATGGCAAGGGGCATGAGGTAAGACAAGCCGTTCCTGAAGGCTGCATAAGCAGGAATAAACGCAAGAACCGCGAATCCCATGAGAAAGCCGTTGAAGTACCACCTGGCCGGGTTCTTCAGGGAACCCATGTCGCTGAAGGCGTTGTTCTGGAGAGAGAACCACGGGTTATGGGCTATGACAAGCGTTATTGACAGGGCAAAGACGAAGGGAAGTGAGATTGCTATGTACGGGGCGGGCCTGAGGAGGTTCATCTTCTCAGCACCCCTTCCTTCCCGGCTCCTCCCCGAATATCGCTTTATAAATTTTCTTGAACTCCTCCCATGAGCCCCTTATTACAGGGTGCTTCGGGATGAAGGGTATCTCGTCCTCGGGAAGCGTTGAAAGCTCGAAGGTACCGATTTTCTTCGCTATGGCCACTATCTCCTCCTTGTCCATGCCTATCAGCGGGCGGTAGATTGGCAAATCGCTCGCCTGGCTGACGATGTACATGTTCTCAAGGGTCTGGCTCGCCACCTGACCGAGGGAGTCGCCCATCACTATGCCCTTCGCCCCGAACTCCTTGGCTATTCTGTCGGCGTTCCTCACCATCATAAACTTGCACATCACGCAGGTGTACTTCTCCTTCTTCATTTCTTTGAGCTTTTGGATTATCCTATCGCGCTCCTTTGGCTTCACAACTATCAGCTCGGCCTTTCCGCCGTAGTGGTACTTTTTGAGCTGGTTCCATATCTTTCTGACCTTTTCAAGGGTCTTCTCCCCCATGTAGATGTGGACTGGAATAACTTCAACGCCACGCTTCATCATGAGGAATGCCGCCACTGGGGAGTCTATTCCACCGCTCAGCAGGGCCACGACCTTTCCCTGCGTTCCTATCGGCAAACCGCCCCACGCCTTAATCTTGTCCACGAAGACGTACGCTCTGCCCTCCATCAGCTCCACTCCAACCTCGATGTCGTAGTCGTGCAGGTCAACTTCGCTCTCCTCGTTCTCAAGGATGTACTCGCCGACCTTCGCCTGTATCTCTGGGCTCTTGAGCGGGAACTCCTTGGTTATCCTCCTCGCGGTGACCCTGAACTTGGGCTTCTCAAGGCCGAGCTCGCGCTTTTTCCTCCTGAAGAGCTTGAGGGCGGTTCTGTTTATCTTTCCCAGCTCAGCCTCAACCTCCATCGCCGGCGAGAGCGATACTATGCCGAAGACCCGCTGAAGAACCTCCACCGCTTCCTTTGCCCTGTTGGTCCTCACGAGAACCCTGCCGTGCTTGGCCTCGACCTTTTTAAACTCAATCCCCTCGCTGACAAGAGCCTCGCGTATGTTGTTCATTAGTATGTTCTCGAACCATCTCCTCGTCTGCCTCGACTTCGTGCCTATTTCACCGTATCTGACGACAACCACGTTCATCTTTCATCCCACCGGGCTTATCGGGTGAGGCAACCTGACAACTATCTCAACGTACTTCTGGATGACGGTGTAGAGGACGAGCGACATCAGGTAGGAGGAGAGGAGTATGAGCTCGTTCATCTCAAAGATGTGACGGGCGAGCTCCTTGGCCCTCGGCGTCGCGTCCACTATGGTTCTCATGTAGCGCGCCTTCCACCTCTGGTTCATCACGAGGAACGCAACGAGGAAGAGAACCCCAACTAGGCCCCACATCTTTCCGAAGGCGAGCATAAGGAAGAGCGTCGTTGCCATCACGAGCCATCCGCCTATGAGGCCGAGCAGTATTACGAACTCTATCATATTCCTCCCACTCCCTTTCCCCGCCGGGGCATAAAAACGTTTAGACGAACTTCACAACATCGGTCGACCCTTTCCTCCTCTTCCGGGGCCTCACCTCGTCCCTTGGATAGCCCACCGGAATGACGCCGACAAGGTAGTAGTTCTCGTCGAGGCCCGCCAGCTCCCGGACTTTCTCCTCTATCCCTTGAAAGTTCGTCACGCCGATGTAGACCGTGCCGAGGCCGAGTTCAGTCGCTTTCAGCATGAGGTTTTGAATGGCCATCGCCGCGCTCTCGACACTCCATATGAACTCGACCTCGTCGAACTTCCTTCCATTTAGGAATCGGACGCGCCTGTCTATGAAGACCGCTATGTAAACCGGCGCCCTGTACATGCCCTCCTCGTACATCCTACTTTTGAGCTTCTCCATCTTATCCTCCGGCAGGTTGACGGCGCGGTAGTATTCGACCATTCCCTCAGCTATCAGGTCGTAGAGCTTTTTTCTGGCTTCTTCGCTCCGGAACACTACAAAGAGCCAGTTCTCAAGACCGCTCGCTGTAGGGGCCCTTATGGCGCTCTCCACGAGCCTGAGGATTGTCTCCTCGCTGAGGGGTCTCTCATCGAAATACCTCACAGATGTCCTCCGCGCTATGGCCTCATCCAGCTCCATACAACCACCGGGCTAAGTGCTCACCGGACTTAATCACCTTTTCCAAAACCAAAGGTTTAATAGAACCCGCGAGTAGTTCCAGCGGTGGAATTATGTACGGATGGAGAGGAAGGCTCGGCCTTATAGTTCCCTCATCGAACACAACAATGGAGATGGAGCTCCACACGTATCTGCCCCACGGTGTTTCCCTCCACACTGCTAGAGTTCCGCTCAGGAACGTCAACGAGCAGGAACTGATCAGCATGAACGCTCTGGCCGTTGAAGCCGCGAAGCTCCTTAAGGATGCCGGCGTCGAGCTGATACTCTACGGGTGCACGAGCGGTTCGTTCATAGGCGGAAAGGACTACGAGAAGGAGCTTGAGGCAAAGATAGAGGACGAGGTTAACGTTCCGGTTGTGAGCACGAGCACTGCCGTTGTGGAGGCCCTCAAAGTACTCGACGCCCAGTCAATTTTAGTAATAACCCCCTACACCGACGAGATAAACCAGAGGGAAAAGGAGTTCCTTGAAGCCAATGAGTTTGAGGTTCTTGACATAAGAGGCCTTGGAATAGAGGACAACACCCAGATCGGGAAGCTTGAGCCCTACGAGGCCTACCGCCTTGCGAAGGCCAGCTTTATCGAGGAAGCCGACGCGATATTCATAAGCTGCACGAACCTGAGAACGTTCGAGATAATCGAGCCCCTTGAGGAAGACCTGGGAATCCCTGTCGTTACCAGCAACCAGGCCTCGCTCTGGCTTTCCTTGAGGGAAATGGACGTCATGGAGAAGATACCTGAACTGGGAAGGCTCTTCACCGAGTACTGAATTTTAATTTTTGCCGAAACTCTTTTAAGAGTGCTCCCTTCACTATTCCTCAGTTACTCACTGATGGTGATACACATGATCGGGCTCCTCGACGAGGCTAGAAGGCTCTCAATGTTCACAGCTTACAACACGAACGTTGACGCGATAGTCTACCTCAGGGGAGAGACCGTTCAGAGGCTGATAGACGAGTTCGGGGCCGAGGCAGTAAAGAAGAGAATGGACGAGTACCCGAGGGAGATAAACGAACCACTGGACTTCGTTGCCAGACTCGTGCACGCGCTCAAGACAGGAAAGCCAATGGCGGTTCCCCTCGTCAACGAGGAGCTCCAGGGCTGGTTTGATTCGCACTTCAAATACGACGTCGAGAGGATGGGCGGACAGGCGGGGATTATAGCAAACCTTCTCGCAAACCTCGACTTCAGCAGGGTGATAGTCTACAGTCCTCATCTCGCGAAGAGGCAGGCCGAGCTCTTCGTGCCAAAGGCCAACCTCTTCTATCCCATTGTTGAAGACGGCAGGCTTGTTCTAAAGCACCCGCGCGAGGCCTACCGCCAGAACGACCCGGTTAAGGTCAACAGGATATTCGAGTTCCGTGCCGGGACGACCTTCAGGCTGGGGGACGAGACCGTGACGGTTCCCTTCTCCGGCCGCTTTATAGTCTCGGCGAGGTTCGAGAGCATAAGGATATACACCGAGGAGAGGCTCAAGCCCTTCCTTCCCGAGATAGGCCTTATGAGCGACGGGGCAATACTCTCGGGATATCAGGGCATAAAGCTCCGCTATTCCGACGGAAAGGACGCAAACTATTACCTGAGGGAAGCTAAAAAGGACATACTCCTCCTCAAGCGCGAGAAGGACATAAAGGTCCACCTTGAGTTCGCCTCAATCCAGAACCGCGAGCTCAGAAAGAAGGTCATCTACAACCTCTTCCCGCTCGTCGACAGCGTTGGAATGGACGAGTCCGAAATAGCCTATGTGCTCAACGCCCTCGGCTACCCGGAGCTGGCCGAGAGGATATTCACCTACAACAGGATAGAGGACACCGTCCTTGGTGGCAAGATACTCATCGACGAGATGAACCTTGAGGTTCTCCAGATACACACCATATACTACCTCATGTACATCGCCCACGCCGGCAACCCGCTTGGCGAGGATGAGCTGAAGAGCAGTCTGGAGCTCGCAACGACCTTGGCCGCGGCGAGGGCATCTCTCGGTGAAATCCGCTCGCCTGAGGACTTTAAAGTAGGTCTCAGCGTCCCGTACAACGAGCGCGGTGAATACGTCAAGCTACGCTTTGAGGAAGCGAAGAGGAGGCTCAGGACAAGGGAGTACAAGATAGTGATAATCCCGACGAGGCTCGTCAAGAACCCGGTCTCGACTGTAGGCCTCGGCGATACAATCTCAACCGGGGCATTCACCAGCTACCTTGCACTTCTGAGGAGAAAGGACGCGCTTTGATTTTCTTAAGTTTACTCAATCAGCTCCTCTATCAGCCGGGCCTTCTCCTGGGCCTTCCTCAGGTGTTCAACTGTGACCTTGGTGTATATCTGCGTCGTGGAGAGGTTTGAATGGCCCAGAAGCTCCTGAATGGCCCTTATGTCAACGCCCCTTTCGAGCATGTGAGTTGCAAAGCTGTGGCGGAGCCTGTGGGGGGTCACCTCAACTCCAGCCTTCTCGCCGTACTTCTTGAGGAGATGCCAGACTGTCTTGGGCGAGAGCCTGTCCTTCCTCTTCCGCCTGTCCTCGACTATGAGGTACTCGCTTTCATCCTTCCTTGTGCCGAGGTAGTCCCTTATGGCATCGCTCAGAAAGGCCGGAATAGGGACCACCCTGTCCTTAGCACCTTTTCCCCCGCGCACAACTATGAGATTCCTCTCAAGGTCAACATCAGACCTCTTCAGGTTGCAGAGCTCGCTGACGCGCAGACCGGCACCGTAAAGCAGGAGAACGATAAGCCTGTCCCTCTTCTTTGTCGGGGGAATAGCTGAGAGGAGCCTCTTAACTTCCTCCCTTGTTAGGGCCTTTGGCAGACTCCTCGGAACCTTGGGCGGTTTGAGCTTTTCCGCCTCCTCATCCGCTCCTTCAAAGCGGAAGTAAGCGCGCAAGGCCTGAACGACAAGGTTCAGACTCCTGTTTGAGTAGCCCTCCCTCCTCAGCCGGGCCAGAAAGCGGAGGGCGGAGCGCGCGTTTAGCGTTCCCCTCCATTCAAGGTATCGCCTGACGTAGTAGGAGTACATCCTAACCGTGTTGGGGCTCTTGCCCTCAAGGTCGAGGTAGGTCTCGAACTCCTCAATGATTTCAGAGCTCGTTGAGGTTCACCTCGGCGTCCTCTACGACCTCGGGCTTTTCCGGCTTTTCCTGTCCTTCTGCAACCTCTCTGCTCTCCCCTTCGGCCTTCTCCTCAAGGCTTTCCTTAATGGAGAGGCTCAGGTAGACCGTTCTCATGAGCTCCTCTATGAGCTCGTAGTCCTCGGCGAAGACATAGCCCTGCCCGACGATAACCTTTCCGGCAAGGCCGAGCTTTTCAACGGCTATTGCAAATATTCTCTCGTCGGGAAGAGGCTCCGCCGGAAAGAGGTTGCTCCACGCCTCTTCGAGCTTCATCGGCTGTATCTTTTTCTCAAGTAACTCCTTCAATGCCTCGTTCTCCCTCCTCAGGGCCTCGCTCTCCCTCGTGAGTTCCTCGTATTTCCTCCCGAGCTCTTCGTGCTCCCTGTATAGAGCCTCGTACTGGCCGGCCAGCTCGTCGTACCTGCCCTTGATGTCGAGCAGCTGTTTCCTCAGCTCCATGTACTCCGGCAGAACCTGAAGGCTCTTTAGGCCTGCCCTCACGAGGGTGTTCCTGAGCTCCTTCCTGACAAGTTCTACATCAACGTGTTCTAAGTCGTGGCCGAGGGGGAGCTTCATCCTCTCTATGTGCCCGACCATCTGGCTCAGCTCGTTGAAGAGCCTCTCGGCGAGCTCCCTGCCAACTCTGTCCGCGTCGGTCGCTATTATGAGCAAATCCGCGCCTGCCGCGGCGCTCTTGGCTATCTCAACGTTGGTCGTCGGGATTATCGAGGAAATCGTGATGTTGTACTCGCTCCCGAGTGCAAGCCCCTGGAGAGCTTTACTGACGACCTCAACGTCGCTCGCGCCCTCGACCAGAATCCTGACGTCAACTATCGCCATGTCCATCACCTAAAGGAGTTTTCCCGACCAGTTTAAAAACTTCTCTTAAACCTCAATCTCAAGCTCTGGCCTCTCAAGGATGACCCCCTTTCCAGGGAGCAGGGAGATGCTCAGGGCGTGGATTTCAACGCCGGCCTTCTCCGCCTCCCTCAAAAGCCTCGCTATCTCGGGATCGCCCCTCTCGTAGGGCCTGAACTTTTCAACACCTGGCATGGCCCCAATGAAGAATATCATCGCCCCTTTTCCGGCCTTTTTAAGCTCGATAAGTTCTCTTATGTGCTTTTGCCCCCTCGTTGACGGGCAGTCGGGATACATCGCGTATTCTCCGCGTTTTCCGCCCCTCAAAACTGCACTCTTCATCTCGGCATAGGTTTCTCCACCCGGGCAGTCGAAGAGGTAATCGAGGCGAGAGCTCCCCACTTTAACCTCCTTTCGCTTTATCCTGCAGTCTTTGAGCCAGGGAACCAATCCGAGCTCAACGGCCCTCTCGAAGGCTTTGGCCTGAGTTCTCGTGTCTATCACGGCCCCCTTTCCCTCCAAGTCCTCGAAGGCAACCAGAACGAAGTCGGTCTTTCCGCTGGTTTTCGGAAGGCAAAAGGCTTTTCTCCCCGGGATCATGAACTCCTCCAAGCGACCGGTGTTTGTGACGAGGGCTTTTCTGGTTTCCCCGTTTACATCAACTAAGGCCACGAAGCGGTTGAGCCTCTCGATGAAGGTGCATGGAACGGTGTTCAGTTCGAGCAATACCGGCTTTTTCATGTGGTTTACTAGACCGAAAGGCGTTTTTAAGTTTAGGGCAATCTTAAGCGGTGGTTCGATGCTACCGGAAGAGTTCATCCGCTACGCCTTCGAGGAGAGGGTGGCTGGAATAAAGAAGCTCGCCGAGGGGAAGTTCGGGCCGGAGGCTCTGATAGGCTTCACCAGACACAACGCCGCTATAATAACCTGCGGTAAAGCCGGAGTAAACGGCTCGATAAAGGGAATCGGCTTCATCCACCGTGAGGATCTTCTCGCGGAGACGATAGGGAAGCTGAGGGAAGAGCTGAGGAGGCCCTACAACCCAAGGGAAGCCCTCGAATTCCTCCTGAACGAGATATACGTCCGCGAGAAGATAGACTTCACGAAGTTCGTCTCCCTTGAGCTCGCGAAAAAGCACACGTGGCAGAACGTTATTTCGGGGAGCAGAGAGGCGA
This genomic window contains:
- a CDS encoding MFS transporter, translated to MIVERNGETYDLSYAKRAMLVVVILPLLVMYTEAMLTPALPTIQREFAINPNDVSWVLTIYLLVGTVSVALFGKLGDMYGKKKMFLIALAFYTTGVILNGFAPSFQWLLVTRAIQGFGMAIFPLAFALVREEFPPEMVPQVQGMISAMFAVGMVIALPLGAWVTQNWGWRWTYHSAAPFAVLMFFLAWKVLRESRYINPGKVDWIGAVLLTVAVVPALVAVTRAPNVGWTARETLALFAVALIGTGLLVLWERKVENPIIPLGIITARNPSIVNIGIMFAAFGISMMSQANTYIFQMKPPFGFGKTILQSGILMTPMALVMLIVAPIAGKLMPKVGAKPVALTGALTAAIGLGILSKYAPQLPPSHLWAFVGLITLVGTGITLMNISLINVLVFSVPPRVMGVATGANSLFRNFGSTWGPAIAGTIMSTYYILFHPPGAPPWVKIKIPTTKAYEVLFGTSAVIFLLLALLILAIREVMKGGRIHEVENGGEKDVVVEPA
- a CDS encoding DUF998 domain-containing protein; the protein is MNLLRPAPYIAISLPFVFALSITLVIAHNPWFSLQNNAFSDMGSLKNPARWYFNGFLMGFAVLAFIPAYAAFRNGLSYLMPLAMVFLFLVGLFPEELPYHAPSAVLFYLLALADIAIVGFKLGEKGLELGYLWSALSFLTLLSMLTIVKLNLFGGLAIPELIGAIFILSWFVFLGGLLSRAF
- the thiI gene encoding tRNA uracil 4-sulfurtransferase ThiI, which gives rise to MNVVVVRYGEIGTKSRQTRRWFENILMNNIREALVSEGIEFKKVEAKHGRVLVRTNRAKEAVEVLQRVFGIVSLSPAMEVEAELGKINRTALKLFRRKKRELGLEKPKFRVTARRITKEFPLKSPEIQAKVGEYILENEESEVDLHDYDIEVGVELMEGRAYVFVDKIKAWGGLPIGTQGKVVALLSGGIDSPVAAFLMMKRGVEVIPVHIYMGEKTLEKVRKIWNQLKKYHYGGKAELIVVKPKERDRIIQKLKEMKKEKYTCVMCKFMMVRNADRIAKEFGAKGIVMGDSLGQVASQTLENMYIVSQASDLPIYRPLIGMDKEEIVAIAKKIGTFELSTLPEDEIPFIPKHPVIRGSWEEFKKIYKAIFGEEPGRKGC
- a CDS encoding nitroreductase family protein, coding for MELDEAIARRTSVRYFDERPLSEETILRLVESAIRAPTASGLENWLFVVFRSEEARKKLYDLIAEGMVEYYRAVNLPEDKMEKLKSRMYEEGMYRAPVYIAVFIDRRVRFLNGRKFDEVEFIWSVESAAMAIQNLMLKATELGLGTVYIGVTNFQGIEEKVRELAGLDENYYLVGVIPVGYPRDEVRPRKRRKGSTDVVKFV
- a CDS encoding aspartate/glutamate racemase family protein, which gives rise to MYGWRGRLGLIVPSSNTTMEMELHTYLPHGVSLHTARVPLRNVNEQELISMNALAVEAAKLLKDAGVELILYGCTSGSFIGGKDYEKELEAKIEDEVNVPVVSTSTAVVEALKVLDAQSILVITPYTDEINQREKEFLEANEFEVLDIRGLGIEDNTQIGKLEPYEAYRLAKASFIEEADAIFISCTNLRTFEIIEPLEEDLGIPVVTSNQASLWLSLREMDVMEKIPELGRLFTEY
- the pfkC gene encoding ADP-specific phosphofructokinase, giving the protein MIGLLDEARRLSMFTAYNTNVDAIVYLRGETVQRLIDEFGAEAVKKRMDEYPREINEPLDFVARLVHALKTGKPMAVPLVNEELQGWFDSHFKYDVERMGGQAGIIANLLANLDFSRVIVYSPHLAKRQAELFVPKANLFYPIVEDGRLVLKHPREAYRQNDPVKVNRIFEFRAGTTFRLGDETVTVPFSGRFIVSARFESIRIYTEERLKPFLPEIGLMSDGAILSGYQGIKLRYSDGKDANYYLREAKKDILLLKREKDIKVHLEFASIQNRELRKKVIYNLFPLVDSVGMDESEIAYVLNALGYPELAERIFTYNRIEDTVLGGKILIDEMNLEVLQIHTIYYLMYIAHAGNPLGEDELKSSLELATTLAAARASLGEIRSPEDFKVGLSVPYNERGEYVKLRFEEAKRRLRTREYKIVIIPTRLVKNPVSTVGLGDTISTGAFTSYLALLRRKDAL
- the xerA gene encoding site-specific tyrosine recombinase/integron integrase translates to MIEEFETYLDLEGKSPNTVRMYSYYVRRYLEWRGTLNARSALRFLARLRREGYSNRSLNLVVQALRAYFRFEGADEEAEKLKPPKVPRSLPKALTREEVKRLLSAIPPTKKRDRLIVLLLYGAGLRVSELCNLKRSDVDLERNLIVVRGGKGAKDRVVPIPAFLSDAIRDYLGTRKDESEYLIVEDRRKRKDRLSPKTVWHLLKKYGEKAGVEVTPHRLRHSFATHMLERGVDIRAIQELLGHSNLSTTQIYTKVTVEHLRKAQEKARLIEELIE
- a CDS encoding toprim domain-containing protein yields the protein MAIVDVRILVEGASDVEVVSKALQGLALGSEYNITISSIIPTTNVEIAKSAAAGADLLIIATDADRVGRELAERLFNELSQMVGHIERMKLPLGHDLEHVDVELVRKELRNTLVRAGLKSLQVLPEYMELRKQLLDIKGRYDELAGQYEALYREHEELGRKYEELTRESEALRRENEALKELLEKKIQPMKLEEAWSNLFPAEPLPDERIFAIAVEKLGLAGKVIVGQGYVFAEDYELIEELMRTVYLSLSIKESLEEKAEGESREVAEGQEKPEKPEVVEDAEVNLNEL
- the sfsA gene encoding DNA/RNA nuclease SfsA produces the protein MKKPVLLELNTVPCTFIERLNRFVALVDVNGETRKALVTNTGRLEEFMIPGRKAFCLPKTSGKTDFVLVAFEDLEGKGAVIDTRTQAKAFERAVELGLVPWLKDCRIKRKEVKVGSSRLDYLFDCPGGETYAEMKSAVLRGGKRGEYAMYPDCPSTRGQKHIRELIELKKAGKGAMIFFIGAMPGVEKFRPYERGDPEIARLLREAEKAGVEIHALSISLLPGKGVILERPELEIEV